A region of the Leeuwenhoekiella sp. MAR_2009_132 genome:
GGAAGTTCCTCCAGAAGTCTATGCCGCTTACCTGACGGACGGATCCGAAAATGAAGCCATAATGAGCCTTTATCAAAAGACCCAGAATATGGAAGAAACCATTAAACAATTCATCAATCTAAATCGAACCTTATGAAAACAACAATCCGAACCTTATTCTTTGCTTTACCGATTACCATGAGCCTTTTAATGCCTGCAGGCGCTGTCTGCCAGGGGATGCCAGTTTATGACAACACCAATTTTGTAAGCCTGGTAAAATCCCTTGTAGAATCTGCAAAGCAAACCACCCAACTTCTCAAGACCGTGGAGTTTCTGAAACAGCAGAAAGAAAATTTAGAAAAAGTAACTAACGTCGTCAAACAACTAAAGGCGGTTAAAGAAATAGGACGTAACAACTCCAGACTTATTCAGGTAATGCAGACCGATCTAAAAGCCATTTTAGACTCACCGTATATTAAACCTGAAGAAGTAACCCGGGTTACAAACTCCTTCAACAGTATCGTTGAAAATTCACTAGCCACGATGGACTTTATCGATGAGATCCTTTCCAGCAATTATTTAAAAATGTCTGATGCAGACCGGGCGCGTATTCTCAAAGAAAAAGAAGCGCAATCCAATGAAATGGTAGCGGAGATCAATCTAAAGACCAAACGGTATCGGGATATCATTTCCTTTCGAAAAATGCAGGATAAGATCAATAATCGAGAAACAGGGTATTAGTAATGACTAGTCAGATACTATTAGGAATCGGTTTGGAGTATGTGGATACTATTTTTGAAACCATCAAATACAGTGAATTTTCACGGTATACCTTAACGGGAATGAAAACCCTTGCGGTACTGTTCTTTCTGGTAAACGTTCTTAAAAAATACAATGAAGGAATTGCAGATCGCGATGGATATACCTGGGGATTAAGTCCCGGAGCGTTGGCCATGAATTTTGCGGTGGTACTTCTGGTGATTTTTTCAACTCAGGTTCTAGGATTCTTTGACAACCTATTGGTCGCCGTAGAATCTCAATACCGAGATACTGCTCCTGCCCTGCTCCCTTTACAAATGCAGGATATTCCTATTGAAGAAGAAGTAGGTATGTTTGAAGCTGCCAAAGCCGCTATGGCTTTGTTATATGAAGCCCTGGTCACACCGCTGTTTGGGTTTAAAATCTTTGCCTTTATCGGAAGTATACTACTCTGGATTCTCGACCTATTCATTTACCCGTTGTTTCTGGCAGAGCGTTTCTTTTTGCTTGGGATCATGCAGGCCTTTTTCCCCTTGATTATCAGCCTTTCGGTATTTGAGAAGTTTCGCAGCTTGGCGTATACCTTTTTTAAACTGTACGCTGCGGTCTATATGCTGGTACCGGCATTTTTTCTGGTCAATGTATTTGTCAATGCTATCTATACCGAGATAAATGACCATATCTGGGTCAACCTGTTTGGAACTGATTATGGTCAGGGATTTTTCGCTCCGGTGGTTCAATTGGGCTCTGTAGGGTTTATAGTATTTCTCAAATTCAAACTCTACCGCCGGGCCACTTCCTTTACGATCCGACTATTCACCGCCTAATTTAAAAACTATGAAAACACCCTATACCACTATCTATTCGGTTTTAAAACTCAACAGGTTTATTGTCCTTGCTGTTATTGTTTTTGCTACCCTATCGAGCGTCTTTTCTGGTTGGGTGGCTTATAACATCCACCAGAAATCCCTGAACACCGCATTCGCCATAAGCACTACAGGAGAAGTCATTCCTTTAAAACTTGTTTCCCAGAAGGAAAACTTTAAAGTAGAAGCTCTGGCACATCTGGAGCTTTTCCACACCTACTTCTACAATATTGATGCAAGTAATTACGAGCGCAACTTAAAAAAGGCGCTTTGGCTAGGGAACAGCTCTGTAGATAATATTTATAGACAGAAAAGAGCTGACGGGGTTTATAATCGCTTGATTCAATATTCTCTGGTTCAAAAAGTGTTACGTATTGAATCTACACTTGATCTGGACACCAAACCGAATCGATTTAAAACAACGGTCTTCTTTGAAATCAACCGCGGATCAATAATCGACACCTATGAATTAACGACCACCGGAAACCTGATCGAGGTTGACCGCAACTTCCCCAACAATCCCCATGGGCTGCTGATTACAGATTACTTTGAAAACAGCCTTCGAAAAATCACTAATGAAAGCCTGTAACGGGCATTTAAAACAAGCACCCATGAAAGTTGAAAAAAATAAAATCGTATTTGCTGCAGTACTTGCGGTAATCCTTCTTTTTCTAATCTCGTATGCTATGCTGCTTACGGATAAAAGTTCTGAAGAAAAACAACTGAAAGAAACGTTAATTCCAGAGCTACAAACAGACCAAAAACAATACAATTCCAAGCTTGATGCATTAAATGATTTAAAGGAAGTTCGTGAAACTACGGCTCCGAGTATTTATGATGAAAGGCTTTTGGATTCCTTAGGCTATTTTGATTCGGATTATCCGGAGAAAGAAAAAAGGCGCATTGTGGATAGTATTTATGCAACAAGTAGCGTGGCCTCTTCTTCAAAAACGCCAACAAAGAGCACTCCTGCGGAACATACTGAAACGCTACCTTCCATTGATTCTACCACCAGAGATCAAGAACGAAAAGTAGCTGTTCAGGAACTCGGATTAGCACACCAGCTATTCTTTGCTGCCAATCCTACAGTAAACCCCAATTTCGTTACTGATTCTCCAAATTCGCATATTATTGCAGTAGTTGATGGTACTCAAGTAGTCAAAGCAAATTCCAGACTTCAGATGCGACTATCGGAAGATGCTTATATCT
Encoded here:
- the traM gene encoding conjugative transposon protein TraM encodes the protein MKVEKNKIVFAAVLAVILLFLISYAMLLTDKSSEEKQLKETLIPELQTDQKQYNSKLDALNDLKEVRETTAPSIYDERLLDSLGYFDSDYPEKEKRRIVDSIYATSSVASSSKTPTKSTPAEHTETLPSIDSTTRDQERKVAVQELGLAHQLFFAANPTVNPNFVTDSPNSHIIAVVDGTQVVKANSRLQMRLSEDAYISGKTILKNTPVYGFVSFQANRAMIAIETINHAPTSLKAYDFQDGNEGIYIENNFRAEATREVFDDVIQDINIPSLPQVSGITQVLRRTNRNVKVTVLNNYKLLLKAN
- a CDS encoding conjugal transfer protein — translated: MSLLMPAGAVCQGMPVYDNTNFVSLVKSLVESAKQTTQLLKTVEFLKQQKENLEKVTNVVKQLKAVKEIGRNNSRLIQVMQTDLKAILDSPYIKPEEVTRVTNSFNSIVENSLATMDFIDEILSSNYLKMSDADRARILKEKEAQSNEMVAEINLKTKRYRDIISFRKMQDKINNRETGY
- a CDS encoding conjugal transfer protein TraK; amino-acid sequence: MKTPYTTIYSVLKLNRFIVLAVIVFATLSSVFSGWVAYNIHQKSLNTAFAISTTGEVIPLKLVSQKENFKVEALAHLELFHTYFYNIDASNYERNLKKALWLGNSSVDNIYRQKRADGVYNRLIQYSLVQKVLRIESTLDLDTKPNRFKTTVFFEINRGSIIDTYELTTTGNLIEVDRNFPNNPHGLLITDYFENSLRKITNESL